One Chloroflexota bacterium DNA window includes the following coding sequences:
- a CDS encoding AAA family ATPase, protein MAALLEKTILCPVLIGRTPYLNSLSQRLEQIREGQGQVILLAGEAGIGKSRLAAETKALARQGGFTVLQGNCFEPDRVLPYAPWLDLLRGFVASHDETALHPFAPELIKLLPELGGVLPEMRPTPVLEPEQEKRRHFQTLTQFLIGLVGADLRVGPPMDKRMGKHAGLPLQMIVIEDLHWCDDTSLEFLLYFARHLVNSPILLLLTYRSDEPTPGLTHFLAELDRARLAAEFTLARLPADDVERMIRAIFEQAQPVRAEFTEAIHSLADGNPFFIEETLKALVASGDIYLANGIWTRKPIGDLQIPRTVQDAVQRRIGTLSEPARRLLALAAVAGRRFDFAVLQLAVQQTEGELLKLVRELVVAQLVVEEAADHFVFRHALTRQAIYSDLLGRERRALHRRVAEAMEGLYAHVAESHLAELALHFYEAGVWERALAYSRRAGEKAQALYTPRAAQEHYAHAIESARQLAVAVPVELYRARGQMNQTLGDFEAARDDFQAMLDEARGRNNRQAEWQALLELGFLWAARDYTRTGQYFRQALELARALDDSATLAHNLNRMGNWHLNIEQPLEALSYHREALRIFELLGDKAGLAATLDLLGIANYVANDTVSGVAYYERAIALFRELNDRGGLMSSLMIYSSRGTDYLGRTAVPVKTTLAERLGDGELALQMAQEIGARPGEALGHSWLGLALATAGEYGRALPLIRKGLALAEEIEHRHFMATSHLILGALHWDILALPTARLHLEQAVTLARETASMVWMRIAASYLVSTYVLQGQAEAAEKFLNEVLTPDLPAQAVGQRQLWFARAELLLAQGKAKEALAIVEQLIASAPNVEQAGEAAISSLALLRGEALMALGRMKEAEAVLLAGQRAAQEYERPPMQWRLHLALGKLYLARGQRDDAAGEFSSVRVIIEALAGKLGDAALRENFVRSATAGMGRATPDSPRRKAKKEAGGLTGREREVAALIAQGKSNREIAGALVLSPRTVEVHIANIMSKLGAASRAQIAAWVVEHKIGSTKFTVKKFGDADER, encoded by the coding sequence ATGGCCGCTCTGCTCGAAAAAACCATCCTCTGCCCGGTTCTGATCGGGCGCACGCCTTATCTCAACTCGCTCAGTCAGCGCCTGGAGCAAATCCGCGAGGGGCAGGGGCAAGTCATTCTTCTGGCCGGGGAAGCCGGGATCGGCAAATCGCGGCTGGCCGCCGAAACAAAAGCCCTGGCAAGGCAAGGCGGCTTCACCGTGTTGCAAGGCAACTGCTTCGAGCCGGATCGTGTTCTACCTTACGCGCCGTGGCTCGATTTGTTGCGCGGTTTCGTCGCCTCTCACGATGAAACTGCCCTCCACCCTTTCGCTCCCGAACTGATCAAGCTCCTGCCCGAACTCGGCGGGGTTTTGCCTGAGATGAGGCCGACACCCGTGCTCGAGCCGGAACAGGAGAAGCGACGCCATTTTCAAACGTTAACCCAATTCCTGATTGGCCTGGTAGGGGCCGACCTGCGTGTCGGCCCGCCAATGGACAAGCGCATGGGCAAACACGCAGGTTTGCCCCTACAGATGATTGTCATCGAAGACCTGCACTGGTGCGACGACACGAGCCTTGAGTTTCTGCTCTACTTCGCCCGCCATCTCGTCAATTCTCCAATTCTCCTCCTCTTGACGTATCGCAGTGACGAGCCGACTCCGGGTCTGACTCACTTTCTGGCCGAACTCGACCGGGCCCGTCTCGCCGCTGAATTCACGCTGGCCCGCCTCCCTGCCGACGACGTGGAGCGCATGATCCGCGCTATCTTCGAGCAGGCCCAGCCGGTGCGGGCCGAGTTCACCGAGGCCATTCATTCGCTCGCCGACGGCAACCCCTTTTTCATTGAAGAGACTTTGAAGGCGCTGGTGGCTTCGGGCGACATTTACCTGGCCAACGGAATCTGGACTCGCAAGCCGATTGGCGATTTGCAGATTCCGCGCACGGTGCAGGATGCGGTGCAGAGACGAATTGGAACATTGAGTGAGCCGGCCCGCCGGCTCCTGGCTCTGGCCGCCGTCGCCGGGCGGCGCTTCGACTTTGCCGTTCTGCAACTTGCCGTCCAGCAAACGGAAGGCGAGTTGCTGAAGCTGGTCAGGGAACTGGTGGTCGCCCAGTTGGTGGTCGAAGAGGCGGCTGACCATTTTGTCTTTCGCCACGCCCTCACCCGGCAAGCGATCTATTCTGATCTGCTGGGGCGCGAGCGCCGGGCGCTTCATCGCCGGGTTGCGGAAGCGATGGAAGGGCTTTATGCCCACGTCGCCGAGTCGCATCTGGCCGAGTTGGCGCTTCACTTTTACGAGGCCGGGGTGTGGGAGCGGGCGCTGGCTTATTCACGCCGGGCCGGGGAGAAGGCCCAGGCGTTGTACACGCCCCGCGCCGCGCAGGAACACTACGCTCACGCCATCGAGTCGGCGCGTCAACTGGCGGTGGCCGTGCCCGTCGAGTTGTATCGGGCGCGCGGGCAGATGAACCAGACGCTCGGCGACTTCGAGGCCGCCCGCGACGACTTTCAGGCCATGCTCGACGAAGCGCGAGGCCGCAACAACCGCCAGGCTGAGTGGCAGGCTTTGCTGGAGCTTGGCTTTTTGTGGGCGGCGCGCGATTACACCCGCACCGGCCAATACTTCCGGCAGGCGCTGGAACTGGCGCGGGCACTGGACGACTCGGCGACGCTGGCCCACAACCTCAACCGCATGGGCAACTGGCACCTCAACATCGAACAGCCCCTTGAAGCCTTGAGCTATCACCGGGAAGCCCTGCGCATCTTTGAACTGCTGGGCGACAAGGCCGGCCTGGCGGCCACGCTCGATTTGCTGGGCATCGCCAACTACGTCGCCAATGACACGGTGAGCGGCGTGGCTTATTACGAGCGCGCCATCGCCCTCTTCCGTGAATTGAACGATCGCGGCGGCTTGATGTCCAGCCTGATGATCTATTCCTCACGCGGCACCGATTATCTCGGTCGAACCGCCGTGCCGGTGAAGACGACTCTGGCCGAGCGGCTGGGCGATGGCGAGTTGGCTCTGCAGATGGCGCAAGAGATCGGGGCGCGCCCCGGCGAGGCCCTGGGGCATTCGTGGCTGGGCCTGGCCCTGGCGACGGCGGGCGAGTATGGCCGGGCGTTGCCTTTGATTCGCAAAGGGCTGGCCCTGGCCGAGGAGATTGAACACCGCCACTTCATGGCCACCTCGCACCTGATTTTGGGCGCTCTGCATTGGGACATTCTGGCCCTGCCCACTGCCCGGTTGCATCTGGAGCAAGCCGTGACTCTGGCTCGCGAGACGGCCTCCATGGTGTGGATGCGGATCGCGGCCAGTTATCTCGTGTCCACCTATGTTCTTCAGGGGCAGGCCGAGGCGGCGGAGAAGTTTTTGAATGAGGTGCTCACGCCCGACTTGCCCGCGCAGGCTGTCGGCCAGCGCCAACTATGGTTCGCCCGGGCCGAACTGTTGCTGGCGCAGGGCAAGGCTAAAGAGGCGCTCGCCATCGTCGAGCAATTAATTGCTTCGGCGCCCAACGTCGAGCAGGCGGGCGAGGCGGCCATCAGCTCGCTGGCGCTGTTGCGCGGCGAGGCGCTCATGGCGCTGGGCCGGATGAAAGAGGCCGAGGCGGTTTTGCTGGCCGGGCAAAGGGCGGCTCAGGAGTACGAGAGGCCGCCCATGCAGTGGCGGCTTCACCTGGCGCTGGGCAAATTGTATTTGGCGCGTGGCCAGCGCGATGACGCCGCCGGGGAGTTTTCGTCAGTCCGAGTCATCATTGAGGCGCTGGCCGGCAAACTGGGTGACGCCGCCTTGCGCGAGAACTTCGTGCGCTCGGCCACAGCCGGCATGGGCCGGGCAACGCCCGACTCGCCGCGCCGCAAAGCCAAGAAGGAAGCGGGCGGGTTGACGGGCCGCGAGCGCGAGGTGGCGGCCCTGATCGCTCAGGGCAAGTCGAACCGCGAGATTGCCGGGGCGCTGGTGCTCAGCCCGCGCACGGTGGAAGTCCACATT